A genome region from Manihot esculenta cultivar AM560-2 chromosome 5, M.esculenta_v8, whole genome shotgun sequence includes the following:
- the LOC110615240 gene encoding DEAD-box ATP-dependent RNA helicase 31 isoform X2, with amino-acid sequence MKRRRDIISDGFAESPKRRARGQANSFSRNSRVSQRFDSGRVDGDADTFNSRRKKVENRDLMNGRKGGKGMDSGFRRDGKAKRGKRDFVDDMEDEGDIDDNESGGKELIGHLNDLVNEESDDPDEDVQDDGMLKRNATSSFGSENYRPLSPEKSDSYLSESRFDQCSISPLSIKGIKDAGYEKMTVVQEATLPHILNGKDVLAKAKTGTGKTVAFLLPAIEVVVKSPIGRDKKRPPILVLVICPTRELASQAAGEAKTLLKYHSSTGVQVVIGGTKLALEQKQMQANPCQILVATPGRLRDHIENTSGFAARLMGVKVLVLDEADHLLDMGFRKDLEKIIAAVPEQRQTLLFSATIPEEVRQICHIALKRDHEFINTVQEGTEETHTQVRQMHLVALLDKHFPILYVLLKDHIVDNIDYKVLVFCTTAMVTRMVANLLGELKLNVREIHSRKAQNYRTRVSDEFRKSKGLILVTSDVSARGVDYPDVTLVIQVGLPADREQYIHRLGRTGRKGKEGLGILLLAPWEESFLSTIKDLPITKGSVPPVDPDTKAKVERALSHVEMKNKETAYQAWLGYYNSTKLVGRDKYRLVELANEFSRSMGLDNPPAIPKLVLGKMGLRNIPGLRSK; translated from the exons ATGAAGAGGAGAAGGGACATCATCTCGGACGGGTTTGCGGAGTCCCCTAAGAGGAGAGCCCGCGGTCAGGCGAATTCATTTTCGAGGAACTCACGTGTAAGTCAGCGATTTGATAGTGGACGTGTGGATGGTGATGCGGACACATTTAACTCGAGGAGAAAGAAAGTTGAGAATAGAGATTTGATGAATGGAAGGAAAGGTGGGAAAGGGATGGATTCAGGGTTTAGGAGAGATGGGAAGGCAAAAAGGGGAAAACGGGATTTTGTTGATGATATGGAAGATGAGGGCGATATTGATGACAACGAGTCTGGGGGGAAGGAGTTAATAGGGCATCTCAATGATTTGGTTAATGAGGAGAGTGATGATCCTGATGAAGATGTTCAAGATGATGGGATGTTAAAGAGAAATGCAACCTCTTCATTTGGATCGGAGAACTATAGGCCTCTCTCACCTGAAAAATCCGATTCTTATTTAAGCGAGTCTAG ATTCGATCAATGTTCGATTTCTCCATTGTCTATAAAAGGAATCAAGGATGCAGGATATGAGAAAATGACTGTTGTTCAGGAGGCTACTCTTCCACATATCCTAAATG GTAAGGATGTTCTTGCTAAGGCTAAGACAGGCACTGGAAAAACTGTAGCTTTTTTG CTTCCAGCAATTGAAGTGGTTGTAAAATCTCCTATTGGTCGTGATAAAAAACGACCCCCGATTCTTGTGCTTGTTATATGCCCAACTCGGGAACTTGCAAGTCAAGCTGCTGGAGAAGCAAAAACCCTATTGAAGTATCACTCTTCTACTGGTGTTCAAGTTGTTATTGGAGGCACAAAACTTGCCCTTGAACAGAAACAAATGCAAGCAAACCCATGCCAG ATTCTTGTTGCTACGCCTGGGAGGCTTAGAGACCATATTGAGAATACTTCTGGATTTGCTGCAAGGCTGATGGGTGTGAAAGTCCTTGTACTTGACGAAGCTGATCATTTGCTAGACATGGGATTTCGTAAAGATCTTGAAAAAATAATTGCTGCTGTTCCAGAGCAACGCCAAACGCTTCTGTTTTCAGCCACGATTCCTGAAGAG GTTCGTCAAATCTGTCACATTGCTTTGAAAAGAGATCATGAATTCATAAATACAGTTCAAGAGGGAACTGAGGAGACGCACACGCAG GTCAGACAGATGCATCTAGTTGCTCTATTAGACAAACATTTTCCCATATTATATGTTCTTTTGAAGGATCACATTGTAGATAACATTGATTATAAG GTTCTTGTATTCTGTACAACTGCTATGGTTACGAGAATGGTTGCTAACCTTCTTGGTGAACTGAAGTTGAATGTCAGAGAGATCCATTCCAGAAAGGCACAGAATTACAGGACAAGGGTTTCTGATGAATTCCGGAAATCAAAGGGCCTTATTCTTGTGACTTCTGACGTATCTGCACGTGGAGTTGATTATCCTGATGTTACCCTTGTCATTCAG GTGGGCTTGCCAGCTGATAGAGAACAGTACATACATCGACTTGGTAGAACCGGCCGTAAAGGTAAAGAAGGGCTAGGCATATTGTTACTTGCACCTTGGGAGGAATCTTTTTTATCTACCATCAAAGATTTGCCCATAACAAAAGGTTCAGTCCCACCGGTGGACCCAGACACAAAGGCAAAG GTGGAACGGGCTCTGTCCCATGTCGagatgaaaaataaagaaacagcATACCAGGCCTGGTTAGGGTATTACAATTCCACTAAACTGGTGGGTAGGGATAAGTATAGGCTTGTGGAGCTCGCAAATGAGTTCAGTCGAAGTATGGGACTTGATAACCCCCCTGCCATCCCCAAGCTCGTCCTTGGCAAGATGGGCCTCAGGAATATCCCTGGTTTGCGCTCCAAATAG
- the LOC110615238 gene encoding uncharacterized protein LOC110615238 isoform X1: protein MGEHERLLPNGLLPNEAASVIRVLDSERWLKAEERTAELIVCIQPNELSEKRRNAVADYVQRLIMKCFPCQVFTFGSVPLKTYLPDGDIDLTAFSKNQNMKDSWAHQVHDMLENEEKNENAEFRVKEVQYIQAEVKIIKCLVENIVVDISFNQLGGLCTLCFLEEVDHLINQNHLFKKSIILIKAWCYYESRILGAHHGLISTYALETLVLYIFHVFNNSFAGPLEVLYRFLEFFSKFDWENFCVSLWGPVPISSLPDVAAEPPRKDSGELLLSKLFLEACSAVYAVFPGGQENQGQPFMSKHFNVIDPLRVNNNLGRSVSKGNFFRIRSAFAFGAKKLARLLDCPKEDIFFEVNQFFMNTWDRHGSGQRPDAPRNDLWQLRLTPPDFSHGSDNLRYNSNSRTSGHEAQVDVTLGSRGVPSQHGYYPLESSSRSSEVSVVSRSHSQKTSVSSNNTRNSDQSRRESSLNQGLPADKHQRSSKPENLISDLQGRYLFARTRSSPELTETYSEVSFQERHIKAQETGEGHSSSVRLENSRRKNLESDNWGSHGNRSSTDDPSSIRQTSSHESLDVAGDNSASNSYHEDSGKGAIAEEFASVLGTQQMHQEDQDLVNMMASSAGLGFSGQVHLPLNLASSHIPLPISPSVLTSMGYPHRNLGEMLPSNIPMMDNPWGINMPFPQGLVSSPFNHYFPGIGLTSSTEDSVEPGNENFSSMEMNLSRADHNFWHKPERGSDSGFDLDNGGFKIHQSGDKQHSTSASYNFVPSSRLIGSLSSLRVQEKSTKEAQGLTNEDRIDTLPYQENRGAEVYFDDRNAGSRSFPIVNTSSLRSKVSSESSWEGSTAKASKSTREKRNRKTASSVVPSAAFGKGKSVSENSSCQADDENKDQNQVSTMGPEMTERSTVPPSAAVHVPRHQIPGFETAQMSGSESLIPFAPMILDPSSRQRNTDNSGVVPFAFYPTGPPVPFVTMLPVYNFPTESGTSDASTHQFSVEEVGDNSDSGQNFDASEGLNQAEVLSTSNSMRRPASVEPLEHISDILNSDFASHWQNLQYGRFCQSPRCPTPMYPSPLVMPPVYLQGHLPCDGSGRPLSTNMNLFTQLMSYGPHLVPVAPFQSISNGPAGVYQHYVDEMPRYRSGTGTYLPNPRVSPRDRHSTNTRRGNYSHDRNDHHGDRDSNWNVNSKPRASGRSHSRNQAEKSNSRLDRLAANESRTDRTWALQRRDSFSSYQSQNGPIRSNASQSGSANLAYGMYPLQSMNPGVSTNGPTFPPVVMLYPYDHSAGFGSPVEQLEFGSLGPVGFPAVNEVSHLNEGSRSIGGFEGFPGSSAQRSSPDQPSSPHVTRGI, encoded by the exons ATGGGCGAGCATGAGCGGCTATTGCCAAACGGCCTATTGCCCAACGAAGCGGCCTCTGTGATCCGAGTGCTTGACTCGGAGCGATGGTTAAAGGCCGAAGAGAGAACTGCAGAGCTCATTGTCTGCATTCAGCCCAACGAGCTCTCGGAGAAGCGCAGAAATGCTGTAGCGGATTATGTGCAGCGGCTCATTATGAAGTGCTTTCCTTGCCAG GTGTTCACTTTTGGTTCTGTACCTCTTAAGACTTATTTGCCTGATGGAGACATTGACTTAACAGCTTTCAGTAAGAACCAAAATATGAAAGATTCATGGGCTCATCAAGTTCATGATATGCTGGAGAATGAGGAGAAGAATGAGAATGCTGAATTCCGTGTGAAAGAAGTTCAGTACATTCAGGCAGAA GTGAAGATAATAAAATGTCTTGTGGAAAACATTGTGGTGGACATTTCTTTTAATCAGCTTGGTGGGCTTTGCACCCTTTGTTTTCTGGAGGAG GTTGACCATTTGATAAATCAAAATCATTTATTCAAGAAGAGCATTATATTGATAAAGGCATGGTGTTATTATGAGAGTCGTATTCTGGGTGCTCACCATGGATTGATTTCCACATATGCTTTGGAAACCTTAGTTCTTTACATATTTCATGTTTTCAACAATTCCTTTGCTGGACCGCTTGAG GTTCTTTACCGTTTTCTTGAGTTCTTCAGCAAGTTTGATTGGGAAAATTTTTGTGTTAGCCTTTGGGGTCCTGTGCCCATCAGTTCACTTCCAGATGTAGCAG CGGAACCTCCTCGTAAGGACAGCGGGGAGTTATTGCTGAGCAAGTTATTTCTTGAGGCCTGCAGTGCTGTATATGCTGTTTTCCCTGGTGGCCAAGAAAATCAAGGGCAACCTTTCATGTCCAAACACTTCAATGTTATTGATCCTTTGCGTGTGAACAACAACCTTGGACGTAGTGTTAGTAAAG GTAATTTCTTTAGGATACGTAGTGCATTTGCATTTGGGGCTAAAAAGCTGGCGAGGTTACTTGATTGCCCAAAAGAGGACATTTTTTTTGAAGTAAATCAATTCTTTATGAACACCTGGGACAGACATGGTAGTGGCCAGCGTCCCGATGCACCAAGAAATGATTTGTGGCAGTTGAGATTGACACCTCCTGATTTTTCACATGGGTCTGATAATCTCAGGTACAATTCAAACAGCAGAACTTCTGGTCATGAAGCTCAAGTTGATGTGACACTTGGTTCCCGTGGTGTTCCCTCTCAGCATGGTTATTATCCCTTGGAAAGCTCATCCAGAAGTAGTGAAGTTTCTGTTGTTTCCCGTAGTCACAGCCAAAAGACTTCTGTTAGTTCAAATAACACAAGGAATTCTGATCAATCTAGAAGGGAAAGCAGTTTGAATCAGGGCTTGCCTGCTGACAAGCACCAAAGAAGTTCTAAACCTGAAAACTTGATCAGTGACCTTCAGGGAAGGTATCTTTTTGCAAGAACACGCTCTAGTCCTGAGCTTACTGAGACATATAGCGAAgtttcttttcaagagagaCATATCAAAGCTCAAGAAACTGGAGAAGGCCATAGCTCTTCTGTTAGGTTAGAAAACAGCAGGAGGAAAAACCTGGAATCTGATAATTGGGGAAGTCATGGAAATAGATCTTCAACTGATGATCCTTCATCTATTAGACAGACCTCATCCCATGAAAGCCTTGATGTTGCTGGTGATAACAGTGCCTCAAATAGTTACCATGAAGATTCAGGCAAAGGTGCTATTGCTGAAGAATTTGCTTCTGTCTTGGGGACACAGCAGATGCATCAAGAGGATCAAGATCTTGTGAACATGATGGCATCATCCGCTGGTCTTGGTTTTAGCGGACAGGTTCATCTTCCACTGAATTTGGCATCAAGCCACATACCTCTTCCAATCTCACCTTCAGTTCTCACTTCAATGGGATATCCTCACAGAAACTTGGGGGAAATGCTACCTTCAAATATTCCGATGATGGATAATCCATGGGGCATAAATATGCCATTTCCTCAAGGCTTGGTTTCTTCGCCATTCAATCATTATTTTCCTGGCATAGGATTGACCTCAAGCACAGAAGATTCAGTTGAACCtggaaatgaaaattttagttCTATGGAAATGAACCTGAGCAGGGCTGATCACAATTTCTGGCATAAGCCAGAAAGGGGCTCTGACAGTGGGTTTGATCTTGACAATGGAGGCTTCAAAATCCATCAGTCAGGTGATAAGCAGCATTCCACTTCAGCTAGTTATAACTTTGTTCCTTCGTCCCGATTAATTGGCTCTCTTAGTTCTTTGAGAGTTCAAGAGAAGTCCACCAAAGAAGCCCAAGGGTTAACGAATGAAGATCGCATTGATACTTTACCATATCAAGAAAACAGGGGTGCTGAAGTTTACTTTGATGACAGAAATGCAGGTTCAAGGTCCTTTCCTATTGTCAATACTAGCTCTCTGAGAAGTAAAGTCTCTTCTGAGAGTTCGTGGGAAGGATCAACTGCGAAGGCATCAAAGTCAACTAGGGAAAAGAGAAATAGGAAAACAGCCTCTTCTGTAGTGCCATCTGCTGCTTTTGGGAAAGGTAAGAGTGTGTCTGAAAATTCCTCCTGTCAGGCAGATGATGAAAACAAAGACCAGAATCAAGTGTCCACTATGGGTCCTGAAATGACTGAAAGAAGCACAGTACCTCCATCTGCTGCTGTGCATGTTCCAAGGCATCAAATTCCTGGATTTGAAACAGCACAGATGAGTGGATCAGAGTCATTGATACCTTTTGCTCCGATGATTTTAGATCCTAGTTCAAGGCAAAGAAATACAGATAATTCAGGGGTTGTTCCGTTTGCATTTTATCCGACAGGGCCACCTGTACCTTTTGTTACAATGCTTCCAGTGTACAACTTCCCTACTGAGTCAGGAACTTCTGATGCATCAACACACCAATTTAGTGTTGAGGAGGTTGGAGACAACAGTGATTCTGGTCAGAATTTTGATGCGTCTGAGGGACTCAATCAAGCTGAGGTGTTAAGCACTTCTAATTCTATGAGAAGACCTGCTTCTGTAGAGCCATTGGAGCATATATCTGACATTCTTAACAGTGATTTTGCTAGCCACTGGCAAAATTTGCAATATGGACGGTTTTGCCAAAGCCCACGGTGTCCCACGCCAATGTATCCTTCACCTCTGGTGATGCCACCTGTATATTTACAAGGCCATCTTCCATGTGATGGGTCTGGGAGACCTCTTTCAACCAACATGAATCTTTTCACGCAGCTTATGAGTTATGGGCCACATCTTGTTCCTGTTGCTCCTTTTCAGTCTATTTCCAATGGACCTGCAGGTGTTTACCAGCACTATGTTGATGAAATGCCAAGATATCGTAGTGGAACTGGGACCTACCTGCCAAATCCT agGGTATCTCCTCGGGATCGCCATTCTACAAATACTAGAAGGGGAAATTACAGTCATGATAGAAATGACCACCATGGTGATAGGGACAGTAATTGGAATGTGAATTCAAAGCCTCGGGCTTCTGGCCGCAGCCACAGTCGCAACCAAGCTGAGAAGTCAAACTCAAGGTTGGATCGATTGGCAGCAAATGAGAGCCGAACTGATAGGACATGGGCTTTACAGAGACGTGATTCGTTCTCTTCATACCAGTCTCAGAATGGCCCAATCCGTTCAAACGCTTCACAGAGTGGTTCTGCCAATTTGGCATATGGCATGTATCCACTACAGTCCATGAATCCTGGGGTTTCGACAAATGGACCTACGTTTCCACCTGTTGTCATGCTATACCCTTATGATCACAGTGCTGGATTTGGATCTCCTGTGGAGCAGCTTGAGTTTGGATCTCTTGGGCCAGTGGGTTTCCCGGCTGTAAACGAGGTATCACATTTAAACGAGGGAAGTCGATCGATTGGGGGATTTGAGGGGTTTCCTGGCAGCTCTGCCCAGCGGTCTTCACCAGATCAGCCTTCTTCACCTCATGTTACGAG GGGCATTTGA
- the LOC110615238 gene encoding uncharacterized protein LOC110615238 isoform X2, giving the protein MCFAAEPPRKDSGELLLSKLFLEACSAVYAVFPGGQENQGQPFMSKHFNVIDPLRVNNNLGRSVSKGNFFRIRSAFAFGAKKLARLLDCPKEDIFFEVNQFFMNTWDRHGSGQRPDAPRNDLWQLRLTPPDFSHGSDNLRYNSNSRTSGHEAQVDVTLGSRGVPSQHGYYPLESSSRSSEVSVVSRSHSQKTSVSSNNTRNSDQSRRESSLNQGLPADKHQRSSKPENLISDLQGRYLFARTRSSPELTETYSEVSFQERHIKAQETGEGHSSSVRLENSRRKNLESDNWGSHGNRSSTDDPSSIRQTSSHESLDVAGDNSASNSYHEDSGKGAIAEEFASVLGTQQMHQEDQDLVNMMASSAGLGFSGQVHLPLNLASSHIPLPISPSVLTSMGYPHRNLGEMLPSNIPMMDNPWGINMPFPQGLVSSPFNHYFPGIGLTSSTEDSVEPGNENFSSMEMNLSRADHNFWHKPERGSDSGFDLDNGGFKIHQSGDKQHSTSASYNFVPSSRLIGSLSSLRVQEKSTKEAQGLTNEDRIDTLPYQENRGAEVYFDDRNAGSRSFPIVNTSSLRSKVSSESSWEGSTAKASKSTREKRNRKTASSVVPSAAFGKGKSVSENSSCQADDENKDQNQVSTMGPEMTERSTVPPSAAVHVPRHQIPGFETAQMSGSESLIPFAPMILDPSSRQRNTDNSGVVPFAFYPTGPPVPFVTMLPVYNFPTESGTSDASTHQFSVEEVGDNSDSGQNFDASEGLNQAEVLSTSNSMRRPASVEPLEHISDILNSDFASHWQNLQYGRFCQSPRCPTPMYPSPLVMPPVYLQGHLPCDGSGRPLSTNMNLFTQLMSYGPHLVPVAPFQSISNGPAGVYQHYVDEMPRYRSGTGTYLPNPRVSPRDRHSTNTRRGNYSHDRNDHHGDRDSNWNVNSKPRASGRSHSRNQAEKSNSRLDRLAANESRTDRTWALQRRDSFSSYQSQNGPIRSNASQSGSANLAYGMYPLQSMNPGVSTNGPTFPPVVMLYPYDHSAGFGSPVEQLEFGSLGPVGFPAVNEVSHLNEGSRSIGGFEGFPGSSAQRSSPDQPSSPHVTRGI; this is encoded by the exons ATGTGCTTTGCAGCGGAACCTCCTCGTAAGGACAGCGGGGAGTTATTGCTGAGCAAGTTATTTCTTGAGGCCTGCAGTGCTGTATATGCTGTTTTCCCTGGTGGCCAAGAAAATCAAGGGCAACCTTTCATGTCCAAACACTTCAATGTTATTGATCCTTTGCGTGTGAACAACAACCTTGGACGTAGTGTTAGTAAAG GTAATTTCTTTAGGATACGTAGTGCATTTGCATTTGGGGCTAAAAAGCTGGCGAGGTTACTTGATTGCCCAAAAGAGGACATTTTTTTTGAAGTAAATCAATTCTTTATGAACACCTGGGACAGACATGGTAGTGGCCAGCGTCCCGATGCACCAAGAAATGATTTGTGGCAGTTGAGATTGACACCTCCTGATTTTTCACATGGGTCTGATAATCTCAGGTACAATTCAAACAGCAGAACTTCTGGTCATGAAGCTCAAGTTGATGTGACACTTGGTTCCCGTGGTGTTCCCTCTCAGCATGGTTATTATCCCTTGGAAAGCTCATCCAGAAGTAGTGAAGTTTCTGTTGTTTCCCGTAGTCACAGCCAAAAGACTTCTGTTAGTTCAAATAACACAAGGAATTCTGATCAATCTAGAAGGGAAAGCAGTTTGAATCAGGGCTTGCCTGCTGACAAGCACCAAAGAAGTTCTAAACCTGAAAACTTGATCAGTGACCTTCAGGGAAGGTATCTTTTTGCAAGAACACGCTCTAGTCCTGAGCTTACTGAGACATATAGCGAAgtttcttttcaagagagaCATATCAAAGCTCAAGAAACTGGAGAAGGCCATAGCTCTTCTGTTAGGTTAGAAAACAGCAGGAGGAAAAACCTGGAATCTGATAATTGGGGAAGTCATGGAAATAGATCTTCAACTGATGATCCTTCATCTATTAGACAGACCTCATCCCATGAAAGCCTTGATGTTGCTGGTGATAACAGTGCCTCAAATAGTTACCATGAAGATTCAGGCAAAGGTGCTATTGCTGAAGAATTTGCTTCTGTCTTGGGGACACAGCAGATGCATCAAGAGGATCAAGATCTTGTGAACATGATGGCATCATCCGCTGGTCTTGGTTTTAGCGGACAGGTTCATCTTCCACTGAATTTGGCATCAAGCCACATACCTCTTCCAATCTCACCTTCAGTTCTCACTTCAATGGGATATCCTCACAGAAACTTGGGGGAAATGCTACCTTCAAATATTCCGATGATGGATAATCCATGGGGCATAAATATGCCATTTCCTCAAGGCTTGGTTTCTTCGCCATTCAATCATTATTTTCCTGGCATAGGATTGACCTCAAGCACAGAAGATTCAGTTGAACCtggaaatgaaaattttagttCTATGGAAATGAACCTGAGCAGGGCTGATCACAATTTCTGGCATAAGCCAGAAAGGGGCTCTGACAGTGGGTTTGATCTTGACAATGGAGGCTTCAAAATCCATCAGTCAGGTGATAAGCAGCATTCCACTTCAGCTAGTTATAACTTTGTTCCTTCGTCCCGATTAATTGGCTCTCTTAGTTCTTTGAGAGTTCAAGAGAAGTCCACCAAAGAAGCCCAAGGGTTAACGAATGAAGATCGCATTGATACTTTACCATATCAAGAAAACAGGGGTGCTGAAGTTTACTTTGATGACAGAAATGCAGGTTCAAGGTCCTTTCCTATTGTCAATACTAGCTCTCTGAGAAGTAAAGTCTCTTCTGAGAGTTCGTGGGAAGGATCAACTGCGAAGGCATCAAAGTCAACTAGGGAAAAGAGAAATAGGAAAACAGCCTCTTCTGTAGTGCCATCTGCTGCTTTTGGGAAAGGTAAGAGTGTGTCTGAAAATTCCTCCTGTCAGGCAGATGATGAAAACAAAGACCAGAATCAAGTGTCCACTATGGGTCCTGAAATGACTGAAAGAAGCACAGTACCTCCATCTGCTGCTGTGCATGTTCCAAGGCATCAAATTCCTGGATTTGAAACAGCACAGATGAGTGGATCAGAGTCATTGATACCTTTTGCTCCGATGATTTTAGATCCTAGTTCAAGGCAAAGAAATACAGATAATTCAGGGGTTGTTCCGTTTGCATTTTATCCGACAGGGCCACCTGTACCTTTTGTTACAATGCTTCCAGTGTACAACTTCCCTACTGAGTCAGGAACTTCTGATGCATCAACACACCAATTTAGTGTTGAGGAGGTTGGAGACAACAGTGATTCTGGTCAGAATTTTGATGCGTCTGAGGGACTCAATCAAGCTGAGGTGTTAAGCACTTCTAATTCTATGAGAAGACCTGCTTCTGTAGAGCCATTGGAGCATATATCTGACATTCTTAACAGTGATTTTGCTAGCCACTGGCAAAATTTGCAATATGGACGGTTTTGCCAAAGCCCACGGTGTCCCACGCCAATGTATCCTTCACCTCTGGTGATGCCACCTGTATATTTACAAGGCCATCTTCCATGTGATGGGTCTGGGAGACCTCTTTCAACCAACATGAATCTTTTCACGCAGCTTATGAGTTATGGGCCACATCTTGTTCCTGTTGCTCCTTTTCAGTCTATTTCCAATGGACCTGCAGGTGTTTACCAGCACTATGTTGATGAAATGCCAAGATATCGTAGTGGAACTGGGACCTACCTGCCAAATCCT agGGTATCTCCTCGGGATCGCCATTCTACAAATACTAGAAGGGGAAATTACAGTCATGATAGAAATGACCACCATGGTGATAGGGACAGTAATTGGAATGTGAATTCAAAGCCTCGGGCTTCTGGCCGCAGCCACAGTCGCAACCAAGCTGAGAAGTCAAACTCAAGGTTGGATCGATTGGCAGCAAATGAGAGCCGAACTGATAGGACATGGGCTTTACAGAGACGTGATTCGTTCTCTTCATACCAGTCTCAGAATGGCCCAATCCGTTCAAACGCTTCACAGAGTGGTTCTGCCAATTTGGCATATGGCATGTATCCACTACAGTCCATGAATCCTGGGGTTTCGACAAATGGACCTACGTTTCCACCTGTTGTCATGCTATACCCTTATGATCACAGTGCTGGATTTGGATCTCCTGTGGAGCAGCTTGAGTTTGGATCTCTTGGGCCAGTGGGTTTCCCGGCTGTAAACGAGGTATCACATTTAAACGAGGGAAGTCGATCGATTGGGGGATTTGAGGGGTTTCCTGGCAGCTCTGCCCAGCGGTCTTCACCAGATCAGCCTTCTTCACCTCATGTTACGAG GGGCATTTGA